The Aquicella siphonis genome contains the following window.
GCTAGGACTCGCTCTCAACCGGAATGCAGTACTGCGTCCCCCCGCTATCAAAAGCAGGCTGAATCCGGACAGCCTGCTGGTCATAGAAGACAGTTTGTTGCATAACGATTATCTGATGGGTAATTCGGCGTATCCGTTTCTTCTTTTTCTTGGAAGCGGGGAATATGAACTTCTTGAAAATCGTCAAAAGAAATTTTATCTCTCATTTCATCATACATATAGTGGAACACTGTTCAGATATGCGTATCTCATGCCTGGATTAAAAGAAGAGGTTTATCCATTTCAGATTGAAAGAATGGAAGAAGTGCCGAATGAAATACTTTATAACTGGTTGCTGCATTACAATAATATTTTTGCTTTTGGTTATGATAAACAAGGTGTCTGGTATGACAAAAGCCAATTATTCAAGCAGCGTGTGCTAAAAGAGGAATCCAGCCGCCGCCTGCGTGTTAATGCCTACCATTCGTTTCGAGCGGCGATGATGCCGAAAATGGCGTCATATATACGGCAGATACCGGTTCCGGATGAACAATTGTGTCGATTTACCTGTGATCAGGATGAGAGCTGCCGCGGATTTTTATATCAAAACACGGTTGTCAATCAGCATGTAATGATGCAATGTTATTTTTACGAGTCTGCTTTCACACCGGGTGACCTGCCTTGCAAGGATTGCCTGGCATTTGTGAAAGAGGAGACCAAGAAGCCACGCGTCCTGGTTTGAATAGGGAAGCGGGTACAAAATGCCCGGATGACGTTTGGCATTTCATGCCGGCATGGTGACTGGCTGGCAGAGTAATCAATGAATCAACAAAAGGATATTGAGCATGAATGCAGACCTGATCAACATTGGACTTGCGTTTATCGAAGGATTTGCCTTGATTATCTCGCCTTGTATTTTGCCGATACTGCCCATCATTCTTTCCGGATCACTCGCCGGCAGCAAATCCAGGCCGCTGGGCATTGTGACAGGATTCATCATTACTTTTACCGTGGTTACGCTTTTTTCACGGGAGATTGTTCAGTCAGTGCATGTCAGCCAGGATTTGATTCGAAACTTTTCCTATGGAATATTGCTGTTGCTGGGCGTGGTGATGATGTCTAAGACACTGACGGAAAAATTCAATCTCCTGACATCGCGGTTGACCAGCGTAGGCAGTTCGATAGAAATCGTCAATAATCCGCAGGGCGGTTTTTGGGGAGGCGTTTTATTCGGCGGCCTGGTTGGCATCATATGGACGCCGTGCGCAGGGCCTATTCTTGCGGCCGTGATCGTTCAAGTTGTGGTTCAGAAAACCACTTTTATCAGCATTCTGATTGTTACCGCCTTTGCAATCGGGGCGGGGCTGCCCATGTTATTGATCGCCTTGATTGGCCGGGGAGTGATGACGCGCATCGCCGTGTTTCGTGAATATACTTCATTATTCCGCCAGGTACTTGGCCTGATAATCGTTTTGACGGTTTTGTACCTGATCTTTTTTCCAGGAACAGGACTTCCATCCGGGCCGGAAGAGAGCCGCGATAACGTGCGCGTCAATTCGCTGGTGAACGGGCTGGAACATCCTTATCCTGCGCCGCAAATTACCGGGATTGATGCCTGGATTAACTCTCCGGCACTGAACTGGAGCGATTTGAAGGGAAAAGTTGTGCTGGTGGATTTCTGGACTTATTCATGTATTAACTGTATTAGAACCTTGCCGTATCTGAAGGACTGGTATGCCAAATATCATGATCTGGGATTTGAAATTGTGGGAGTGCATAGTCCGGAATTTCAGTTTGAACACGATGTCAACAATGTGAAAAATGCAGTGGCGCAATTCGGAATTCATTATCCTGTTGCGCTTGATAATCGTTTCGTATCCTGGCAAAACTTCAAAAATCAATATTGGCCGGCGCATTATCTGGTGAATAAGGAAGGCGAAGTGGTGTATGTGCATTTCGGCGAAGGTGAATATAATGTCACTGAAAATAATATTCGTTATCTTTTAGGCATGAATGAGCCTGTCCAGGCCGCCAGGGAAGCAGAGGTTTATTCAACAAAACAGACACCGGAAACCTACCTGGGTTATAAGAGGGCGGATCGTTTTGCCAGCCCTGAATCTGTCACAAAGGATGCGCCTGCCAACTATACCTATCCTGAGACTTTGAAATTGAGTCAGTGGGCTCTTGGCGGAGAATGGATAATTTCTTCTGAAAAAGTCACTTCGTCCAAAGCAAATGCGTCGGTCAAATTACGATTTTACGCCAATAAGGTATACATGGTGATGGGTGTGTCAAAGAAAACGCCGGTCACTTTGACTGTCTTGCTCAATGGTAAAAAAATGACTGAGGATTTCGGTCCGGATGTTGTGAATGGTCAATTGCAAGTTAATGAAAACAAGTTATATTTTCTCGTTGACTTGAAGAAGGGAAATGAAGGCCTGCTGGAAGTAATCGCAGATGCTCCGGGGCTGGAAATATATACATTCACATTTGGCGGTATATAAGTTTACATGTGCATGCGGTGTTGCGGAATCAATGGTGTTGATGACTGCGCGGATGCGTTAAATGGACTGCTGGAAAACATTCCCACAGACAGCAGTCCGGTGGGATCTGTTCCGCGCTCACTGTCATTCTCCGTTGTTTTTCTGAAAGACGCCAGGCTCTCTTTGAATGTCAGCGTCTTGAGTGAGCTGCTGCATCCATCCAGCCTTAGTTTTTCAAGCGCAAGCAAGTCTTTCTCATCTCCTGAGTGATTTGCGTTGGCAATTTGCACGCCTGCCCATAACGCAACCCAGAATTCATATACAGGAATCAAAATTTGAAATAGCCTGTCATTTTCAGGCGCCTCCGGCCCATAATATAAAGCCAGCATGCGCTGCGTGTCCTCCCGGGAGAAACCTGCTTCCACAGCCAGGCATACCAGGTCCCAAATCGGAAGGTTATTTCCAGAATATTCCCAATCAATCAGATACATTTTGCCATTGGAGCACACAAAATTGGATGGCGTCGTATCATTATGACAAGGTCGTTTGGGCAGTGTGAGGACAGAAAAAAGCTTTTCCACGTCTTCCATGGTCTTGGCTAGTTCTTGATATCTCGAGAGTAATGCATTGCCATGATGGCTGATAATGTCCAGCATGATCCGGTTTCTCGAAAAAATATCCACATCGTTTTTGAACAACTCAGTGGATTGATGTATTCGCCGGAGTGTATTGATTGCGGCTTCCAGGTAGAGAGGTTCTTTGATCAGGCTGGATGTCATGGGGACAGGATCTTGCAGGTAGGCGGTGACCTGGGATCCGTTAGCAGGATCAAAGTATGTGATCACAGTATTGATTCCGTATTTCATTGCAATGGCCGCATTCCAGTATTCCGCGGAGCGGTCGATAAAAAGCCGTGTTTCACGCCCTGGAATCCTTGCCACATAAGCTTGCCCCTGGATGACTAGTTTAAATGTGGAATTGGTCAGTCCACCGCTTAAGGGTGCAAAATCAAAATCCTGGAATGTTATCCTGGTAAAAAAATCACACTTTTTTAAAGTGGATTCGAATATTTTCGTGCGTAACTTCATTTTAAAGACTGCATCCCGCCAGGTACGGTTTACTTGTTCGGCTAATCGCAATGTGGTGCTGCCAGTCATGGAGAGAATATAAGAGACCAGGTTTTCAGTTAATGGAGGATTAGCTTCGCCAAATAATTTTGTCATCTGCATTTACCCTGTTTCTGGTTGTCTTCTAGAGGGAATTCTACCTGCTAAGCTGAAACTGTCTATTGGGAAGTGTAAGAAGTTTCATGCGAATTGACGGTAATCCGTACTGTTTGCAACAGAGTGTCATTATCGCAAGGGATTTTTAATATAGCGATGCGCTGGTATGGAGCATGGGGTTCCGAAGCGGCATGAAAGTTTGATTCATGTGGGCAAAGCTTATACTATCTTCAATCAATCATGAACAAACGGGTCGAATCGGGAATGGTTCGCCTCTTCTCCCGGGGCGCTTATGACAGACACAAGAAAAACATTTCTTTCTAATTTATCGATTCGGGGCACGATACTCGTTATCCTCTCCGGGCTTCTGTTTGGCTGGATGGGATTTTTGGGAACCCGGCTTTTTGCGTACCATTTTTCGGTTGAAAACATGTTATTTTGGCGGTTCCTGGTGGCTTCCGTCTGGATATCGGGATGGATGCTGATCAATCGCAAACATCCTTTTAGAAATCCGCTGAACTACCTGGAAATCATGAAAATATTTATCTTTGGAGCATTAAGCTATAGCGGTGCAAGCGTTTTTTACTTTCTCGCCAGCAAACAGATTGGCACGGGAATCGCGATGGTTATTTTTTTCTCATTTCCGGTATTTGTCAGTTTGATTGCTTGGGCGGCTGGAACCTGGAAAATCAATAAAATCGCTTTGGCGGCATTGAGTATCGTAATGCTTGGCTTGGCTTTATTGAAAGGCAGCGGTCAGCTGGCCTTGAATCTGTCGGGGATCGCGCTCGCTGCTATCGCTGCCTGTTGTTTTGCCATTTATGTCTATGGCAGTCAGCATACGACCAAGAGTCTTGATTCCGGAATGCTGGCTTTGCTGGTCTGCATTGGGAATACCATGGTATTTCTGGGCCTGTCATATTATTTTCATCGTTTTGTATTTCCCTCCTCATGGCATGCCTGGTTTTATATCTGCGCACTGGGTGTTTTCGCCACGGCATTGCCTATCCAACTTCTCCTGGATGGTTTAAAGTATATAAGTCCTGTGAAGGCATCGATCCTGTCAGTCCTGGAACCGGTTGTCACGGTGCTGGTCGGGATGGCCATGCTGCATGAATCCATGACATGGGTGCAATCACTGGGTGTGGTCATCATTTTAATGGGAGCCATATTGATTCAGTTCGAGAGTGCGGCGGCAAGCGAGACCTAAGTGCAAAACTCTCCCGCACCCCGGAATCAGCGTGGAAATGAGATATGATATCAATACATCAGGGATACAAGAGCTTATGACACTCAATCGACGTTTTACCCCCGTCAGTCTGCTAATGTTGAGTATTAACGGTATGGTGGGTTCAGCATGGCTATTTGCGCCCTTATACGCGGCTAAGATCGCGGGTTCTTCAGCCGTCATTGCCTGGCTGATTGGAGGCGTTGCCACGGCTATCATTGCTCTTACTTTTGCCGAATTGTCTGTCTTGTTTCCCGTTGCCGGCGGTACTGCACAGATTCCGCAAATGAGCCACGGCACCTTCACCAGCTTTATCGTGAGCTGGATTGCATGGCTGTCGGCATTGACCATGGCTCCGATCGAAGTGCAAGCCATTCTGCAGTATGCATCAACGTATTTTACGTCTATTGTGAATATCGAAAACGGCATTCCTGTTTTGAACGGGGCAGGCATGGTATGGGCAACCATCTTGATGCTGGCATTTTGCATTATCAATATCGCTAGTTACAAGGGACTGGTTCGTTTCAATTTTGGATTGTTTCTGTTTAAGGTGTTAGTCATTATCCTGACGGTATTTGTGCTGATTAAGACCAGCTTTAATACCGTGAATTTTTCCGGCGCCGCTACAGGTGCTTTTACCCTGACTGGCTGGCATGCAATTTTGACTGCGGTTGCATCAGGAGGAGTTGCATTTGCTTTCACGGGGTTCAAGCATGGTGTGGAATTGGCGGGAGAGACCAAAAATCTCGCGGTGGCTATCCCGTTGGCGATTGTGGGGTCGGTTATAGGCTGTCTCATTCTTTATCTCGGATTGCAGGTGGCTTTTATAGGGGCTCTTAGTCCGAATATGCTGGTGAATGGCTGGCAGCATCTGAGTTTTGCCGGTGATGTGGGACCGTTTGCTGGCCTTGCCGCCGGATTGGGCTTGGCCTGGCTGGTCAAGCTGTTATACATTGATGCCGCTGTGTCTCCGGGTGGTGCGGGCTTGATTTATGTCACTTCAACAGCTCGAATTTTATATGCAATGAGTCAAATCGGGTATCTGCCCCGCTGGTTGCAAATCCTGAATAAACAAAATTTCCCTGTGACGGCCATTCTCGTCAATTTTGTTTTGGGAATGTTCCTCTTCCTGCCGCTTCCGGGCTGGCAGGCGATGGTCAGTTTTCTTGTTTCAGGCATGGTCATCTCTTATGCCATGGGTCCTGTGGCCTTGTTATGCATGCGTATTGAAATGCCGCATGAAAAACGCGGGTTCAAACTACCCGCGGCCAAGATCATTTGCCCGTGCGCTTTCTACTTTTGTAATCTTCTGAGTTACTGGTGTGGATGGGAAACTATTTACAAACTGGCAATCGCTATGGCGATAGGCATCGTCTTTTTTGTGACGGCAAGTCTGAGGGGGCGGCTGAATGTGCCAGGGGGCCTAGGATTAAGATCAGGTATGTGGATGGCGCCATATTTGGGCGGGCTGGTTCTCATTTCCTATCTGGGAGCGTTTGGC
Protein-coding sequences here:
- a CDS encoding redoxin family protein; its protein translation is MNADLINIGLAFIEGFALIISPCILPILPIILSGSLAGSKSRPLGIVTGFIITFTVVTLFSREIVQSVHVSQDLIRNFSYGILLLLGVVMMSKTLTEKFNLLTSRLTSVGSSIEIVNNPQGGFWGGVLFGGLVGIIWTPCAGPILAAVIVQVVVQKTTFISILIVTAFAIGAGLPMLLIALIGRGVMTRIAVFREYTSLFRQVLGLIIVLTVLYLIFFPGTGLPSGPEESRDNVRVNSLVNGLEHPYPAPQITGIDAWINSPALNWSDLKGKVVLVDFWTYSCINCIRTLPYLKDWYAKYHDLGFEIVGVHSPEFQFEHDVNNVKNAVAQFGIHYPVALDNRFVSWQNFKNQYWPAHYLVNKEGEVVYVHFGEGEYNVTENNIRYLLGMNEPVQAAREAEVYSTKQTPETYLGYKRADRFASPESVTKDAPANYTYPETLKLSQWALGGEWIISSEKVTSSKANASVKLRFYANKVYMVMGVSKKTPVTLTVLLNGKKMTEDFGPDVVNGQLQVNENKLYFLVDLKKGNEGLLEVIADAPGLEIYTFTFGGI
- a CDS encoding choline/ethanolamine kinase family protein, with protein sequence MTKLFGEANPPLTENLVSYILSMTGSTTLRLAEQVNRTWRDAVFKMKLRTKIFESTLKKCDFFTRITFQDFDFAPLSGGLTNSTFKLVIQGQAYVARIPGRETRLFIDRSAEYWNAAIAMKYGINTVITYFDPANGSQVTAYLQDPVPMTSSLIKEPLYLEAAINTLRRIHQSTELFKNDVDIFSRNRIMLDIISHHGNALLSRYQELAKTMEDVEKLFSVLTLPKRPCHNDTTPSNFVCSNGKMYLIDWEYSGNNLPIWDLVCLAVEAGFSREDTQRMLALYYGPEAPENDRLFQILIPVYEFWVALWAGVQIANANHSGDEKDLLALEKLRLDGCSSSLKTLTFKESLASFRKTTENDSERGTDPTGLLSVGMFSSSPFNASAQSSTPLIPQHRMHM
- a CDS encoding DMT family transporter, with the translated sequence MTDTRKTFLSNLSIRGTILVILSGLLFGWMGFLGTRLFAYHFSVENMLFWRFLVASVWISGWMLINRKHPFRNPLNYLEIMKIFIFGALSYSGASVFYFLASKQIGTGIAMVIFFSFPVFVSLIAWAAGTWKINKIALAALSIVMLGLALLKGSGQLALNLSGIALAAIAACCFAIYVYGSQHTTKSLDSGMLALLVCIGNTMVFLGLSYYFHRFVFPSSWHAWFYICALGVFATALPIQLLLDGLKYISPVKASILSVLEPVVTVLVGMAMLHESMTWVQSLGVVIILMGAILIQFESAAASET
- a CDS encoding APC family permease; its protein translation is MTLNRRFTPVSLLMLSINGMVGSAWLFAPLYAAKIAGSSAVIAWLIGGVATAIIALTFAELSVLFPVAGGTAQIPQMSHGTFTSFIVSWIAWLSALTMAPIEVQAILQYASTYFTSIVNIENGIPVLNGAGMVWATILMLAFCIINIASYKGLVRFNFGLFLFKVLVIILTVFVLIKTSFNTVNFSGAATGAFTLTGWHAILTAVASGGVAFAFTGFKHGVELAGETKNLAVAIPLAIVGSVIGCLILYLGLQVAFIGALSPNMLVNGWQHLSFAGDVGPFAGLAAGLGLAWLVKLLYIDAAVSPGGAGLIYVTSTARILYAMSQIGYLPRWLQILNKQNFPVTAILVNFVLGMFLFLPLPGWQAMVSFLVSGMVISYAMGPVALLCMRIEMPHEKRGFKLPAAKIICPCAFYFCNLLSYWCGWETIYKLAIAMAIGIVFFVTASLRGRLNVPGGLGLRSGMWMAPYLGGLVLISYLGAFGGKNIIPFGWDFLVIAIFSVVILYFAVKNRASVTEQILDQRLAAISTF